A portion of the Desulfuromonadaceae bacterium genome contains these proteins:
- a CDS encoding methyl-accepting chemotaxis protein yields MSKRISLKIVSVLVIVLAILMIIFTQQLVANRSAALEAQLLTKAKTMAIGGSKAMELTLKEALSGGQFNMEQLFDVDYQQITSGPLANADPPKFSTAYDLYLDMTIKDFQDALVENDSMVVFAVLVDRNGYLPTHNSRYSKPLTGDKQKDVVGNRTKRMFNDPVGLKAGQYDGKDGNKFLKQVYQRDTGEKMWDVSAPVYVKGQHWGGFRIGFSMQETEAAIAELRSTVGLSMLALLAIASLTILVVVSRFTKPLKQLTEVANKVAGGQLDETIAITSQDEIGQLASAFNQMTQVIVKNLKTEIEKSTLLIKNVKEAIQQLSSSANQMMAISAQQASGATEQASAVQEATTTSEEIAITAKQVAENALRVESLAGQASEVSISGSAATDHAIEGMDELKHQVQSIAEGMLQLGENSQKIGGIIDIIDEISDQTNLLALNAAIEAAGAGEAGKRFSIVANEVKRLAERTADATSQIKTLIEQIQKATNATIMLTEDGTKDVDKASNLVANVANELARITQMVHDTASAASEIKLSTQQQTTACEQMAETIAEVRDVATQVATGSQETSQSITELTALAERLKELVGEED; encoded by the coding sequence ATGTCCAAGCGAATTTCCCTGAAAATTGTCAGCGTACTGGTCATTGTTCTCGCCATCCTGATGATTATCTTTACCCAGCAACTGGTTGCCAACCGCAGCGCAGCACTTGAAGCACAGCTTTTGACCAAGGCGAAGACCATGGCGATCGGCGGTTCCAAAGCCATGGAATTGACGCTGAAAGAAGCACTCTCCGGCGGTCAATTTAACATGGAACAGCTTTTTGACGTCGACTACCAGCAGATCACCTCGGGACCGCTGGCCAATGCTGACCCACCCAAATTCAGTACCGCCTACGATCTCTATCTGGATATGACGATCAAGGACTTCCAGGATGCTCTGGTTGAAAACGACTCGATGGTAGTATTCGCAGTTCTGGTTGACCGCAACGGTTACCTGCCAACCCACAACAGCAGATACTCCAAACCGCTGACCGGTGACAAGCAAAAGGATGTCGTCGGCAACCGCACCAAGCGCATGTTCAATGATCCGGTCGGTCTGAAAGCCGGGCAATATGACGGCAAGGATGGCAACAAATTTTTGAAGCAAGTTTATCAACGTGATACCGGCGAAAAAATGTGGGATGTCTCCGCACCGGTCTATGTCAAGGGTCAGCACTGGGGCGGCTTCCGCATCGGCTTCTCGATGCAGGAGACCGAAGCGGCGATTGCCGAACTGCGTAGCACCGTCGGACTGTCGATGCTGGCGCTGCTGGCCATTGCCTCGCTGACCATTCTTGTCGTCGTCTCGCGATTCACCAAACCGCTCAAGCAACTGACCGAGGTCGCCAATAAAGTTGCTGGCGGGCAGCTGGATGAAACCATCGCCATCACATCGCAAGATGAAATCGGTCAGCTGGCAAGCGCCTTCAACCAGATGACCCAGGTCATCGTTAAAAACCTGAAAACAGAAATCGAAAAAAGTACGCTGCTGATTAAAAACGTCAAGGAAGCCATTCAGCAGCTTTCTTCGAGTGCCAATCAAATGATGGCAATTTCAGCGCAGCAGGCATCCGGTGCGACCGAACAGGCCAGCGCCGTGCAGGAAGCCACGACCACCTCCGAAGAGATCGCCATCACCGCCAAGCAGGTCGCCGAAAATGCCCTGCGCGTCGAGTCCCTTGCCGGGCAGGCCAGCGAGGTCAGCATCAGTGGCAGCGCCGCCACCGATCATGCCATTGAAGGGATGGACGAGCTCAAGCATCAGGTCCAGTCGATTGCCGAGGGGATGCTGCAACTTGGAGAAAATTCCCAGAAAATCGGCGGCATTATCGATATTATCGACGAGATCTCCGACCAGACCAATCTGCTCGCGCTCAACGCTGCAATCGAAGCCGCCGGGGCCGGTGAAGCCGGCAAGCGTTTTTCCATCGTCGCCAACGAAGTCAAACGACTGGCGGAACGCACCGCCGACGCCACCAGTCAGATTAAAACGTTGATTGAGCAGATCCAGAAAGCCACCAACGCCACGATCATGCTCACCGAGGATGGCACCAAAGACGTCGACAAGGCCAGCAACCTGGTAGCGAACGTCGCCAACGAACTGGCGCGGATTACCCAGATGGTGCATGACACCGCCAGCGCGGCGAGTGAGATCAAGCTGTCGACCCAGCAGCAGACGACCGCCTGCGAGCAGATGGCGGAAACCATCGCCGAGGTGCGGGATGTCGCCACGCAGGTCGCCACCGGTTCGCAGGAAACCTCACAGTCGATCACCGAACTGACCGCTCTGGCGGAACGCCTGAAGGAACTGGTCGGAGAAGAGGACTGA
- a CDS encoding CarD family transcriptional regulator yields the protein MFKVGDMAVYPSQGVGIVEAIESRDIGGSVNNFYVLRIVDNDMTIMIPVNNVAQVGLRTLIDRGRISSVYKLLEEKLSEIPATISWSRRQREYNDKIKSGDLFEVAEVLRELYMIKEGKELSYGEKKVLELARRLLVKELALAQGQAEDMVVKRVENIFIN from the coding sequence ATGTTTAAAGTTGGAGATATGGCGGTCTACCCGTCGCAAGGGGTCGGCATTGTCGAAGCGATTGAATCGCGCGATATTGGCGGCAGTGTGAATAATTTTTACGTTTTGCGCATCGTCGACAACGACATGACCATCATGATTCCGGTAAACAATGTTGCCCAGGTCGGCCTGCGCACCTTGATTGATCGCGGTCGCATCAGTTCTGTGTATAAATTGCTCGAAGAAAAGCTGTCCGAGATCCCGGCCACCATCTCGTGGAGCCGACGGCAGCGGGAGTATAACGACAAAATCAAATCCGGCGATCTTTTTGAAGTGGCCGAAGTCCTCCGCGAACTGTACATGATCAAGGAAGGCAAAGAACTTTCCTACGGTGAGAAGAAGGTACTCGAACTGGCCCGGCGCCTGCTGGTTAAAGAACTGGCACTGGCACAGGGACAAGCTGAAGACATGGTCGTCAAACGCGTCGAAAACATTTTCATTAACTGA
- the ispD gene encoding 2-C-methyl-D-erythritol 4-phosphate cytidylyltransferase, which produces MKIIVLIPAAGTGSRMGAAVNKQYLRLGDRPVLAHTIALFDNAPQVDDIYIISPPDEIDYCHTAIVEQYGFTKVRAVVPGGAQRQDSVRNGLQACVAQDDDIVVIHDGARPFFPIAQLPLLIEQARTAGACLVGIPVQDTIKEVVAAQVVATPERGRLWQAQTPQAFRYGLIHAAHERALAQGFVTTDDAALIEWSGAPVTMVTGSKYNLKITTPDDLPLARAIWAEHEAQRGQRE; this is translated from the coding sequence ATGAAAATCATTGTTCTGATCCCTGCCGCGGGAACAGGTAGCCGGATGGGTGCCGCTGTCAACAAACAGTATCTGCGCCTCGGTGACCGTCCGGTTCTGGCGCACACCATTGCCCTCTTCGACAATGCCCCGCAAGTCGATGACATCTACATCATCTCCCCGCCCGACGAGATCGATTACTGTCACACCGCCATTGTAGAACAATACGGATTTACCAAGGTCAGAGCTGTCGTCCCCGGCGGCGCACAGCGTCAGGACTCTGTACGTAATGGCTTGCAGGCCTGCGTGGCGCAGGACGACGATATTGTCGTGATTCACGATGGTGCACGCCCTTTCTTTCCCATTGCACAACTCCCGCTCCTCATTGAACAAGCGCGCACCGCTGGCGCCTGTCTGGTTGGCATTCCGGTTCAGGACACGATCAAGGAAGTTGTTGCCGCTCAGGTTGTAGCAACCCCGGAACGAGGACGCTTGTGGCAGGCCCAGACCCCGCAAGCCTTTCGTTATGGATTGATTCACGCCGCCCACGAACGAGCCCTGGCGCAAGGATTTGTCACGACCGACGACGCCGCGCTGATCGAATGGAGCGGGGCACCGGTGACCATGGTGACGGGGAGCAAATACAACCTGAAAATTACCACCCCTGACGATCTGCCGCTGGCCCGCGCCATTTGGGCAGAGCACGAGGCACAACGAGGGCAGCGGGAATGA
- a CDS encoding chemotaxis protein CheW, whose translation MANDQHSGNEIKAVLDEMRREYWRGLEEVDHNAGKEIVDYLAFVIGNETFAVPTSIAREVLRLPRQILVPNMPEHILGVFNLRGEIIAITDLRPIFGLPGRGIPDQGQLIVMAAAGIETAIVVERVVGTRNVVLDDVEPFPEGLGGIPRNAVTGQLTEDGKLTVLLDMQQLLSHTEFVIEQQ comes from the coding sequence ATGGCAAACGATCAACATTCCGGAAATGAAATCAAGGCCGTTCTTGACGAGATGCGCCGCGAGTACTGGCGCGGGCTGGAAGAGGTGGACCACAACGCCGGGAAAGAGATTGTCGACTACCTGGCTTTTGTCATCGGCAATGAAACCTTTGCGGTACCAACCTCGATCGCCCGCGAAGTATTGCGGCTGCCGCGGCAGATCCTTGTCCCGAATATGCCGGAACATATTCTCGGGGTCTTCAATCTGCGCGGCGAGATTATTGCCATCACCGATCTGCGCCCGATCTTCGGCCTGCCGGGACGTGGCATCCCCGACCAGGGCCAGCTGATCGTCATGGCAGCCGCCGGGATTGAAACCGCGATTGTCGTAGAACGCGTTGTCGGTACCCGCAACGTCGTCCTCGATGACGTCGAGCCCTTCCCTGAAGGACTGGGGGGCATTCCTCGCAATGCCGTCACCGGGCAACTGACTGAAGACGGTAAACTTACGGTGTTACTCGATATGCAGCAACTTCTGTCACACACGGAATTTGTCATCGAACAGCAATAA
- the cheB gene encoding chemotaxis-specific protein-glutamate methyltransferase CheB, whose protein sequence is MINVLIAEDSKLTRMVLRDLLAGDSQIHVVGEVDNGRAAVAETLRLKPNLVIMDIMMPVMDGLEAVEEIMAHCPTPILILSANVDRGDNLCAFNAIERGALDVMEKPRGVVTEAFDAIATRLIEKVKTLSRVRVITHFRKRKRHPEALTPAATIVPPPLPPATTFHTLAIGASTGGPRAVMKLITALPKDISAGVAIVQHISNGFDRGFAEWLNRESQLTVRLARAGDKMEPGLVLLAPNGTHMEIHRQRVQLIDDPPVNCCKPAVDKLFHSLASKETAPGVLGVLLTGMGCDGAEGMLAMKKAGAYNIVQDEASCAVFGMPRVAAERGAAHRVLPLDDIPPAVVQLLKKR, encoded by the coding sequence ATGATCAACGTACTGATTGCAGAAGATTCAAAACTGACGCGCATGGTGTTGCGTGATCTGCTCGCGGGGGACTCCCAAATCCATGTTGTCGGCGAGGTCGACAACGGTCGCGCCGCCGTTGCTGAAACCCTGCGCCTGAAACCAAACCTGGTCATCATGGATATCATGATGCCGGTCATGGACGGACTTGAGGCGGTCGAGGAAATTATGGCGCACTGCCCGACGCCGATCCTGATCCTCTCCGCCAATGTCGATCGGGGTGACAACCTCTGCGCGTTTAATGCCATTGAACGCGGGGCACTCGATGTCATGGAAAAACCGCGCGGAGTGGTAACCGAGGCGTTCGACGCAATCGCCACGCGGCTGATTGAAAAGGTCAAAACCCTTTCCCGCGTGCGGGTGATCACTCACTTCCGCAAGCGCAAACGCCACCCCGAGGCGCTGACGCCAGCCGCCACCATTGTCCCCCCCCCATTGCCACCGGCCACCACTTTTCACACCCTGGCCATCGGGGCTTCAACCGGCGGTCCGCGCGCTGTAATGAAGCTGATTACGGCGCTACCCAAAGATATCAGCGCCGGAGTCGCGATTGTGCAACACATCTCCAACGGTTTTGACCGTGGCTTCGCCGAGTGGCTCAACCGTGAAAGTCAGCTCACGGTCAGGCTCGCCCGCGCTGGTGACAAGATGGAGCCCGGCCTGGTCCTCCTGGCACCAAACGGCACGCACATGGAAATTCACCGCCAGCGCGTGCAGCTGATTGACGACCCGCCGGTCAACTGCTGCAAACCGGCTGTCGATAAACTCTTTCATTCCCTGGCCAGCAAGGAGACCGCCCCCGGCGTGCTCGGCGTGCTCCTCACCGGGATGGGGTGCGACGGGGCCGAGGGGATGCTGGCGATGAAAAAAGCCGGAGCCTATAATATCGTCCAGGATGAGGCCTCCTGCGCGGTCTTCGGCATGCCCCGTGTGGCGGCGGAACGTGGCGCGGCACATCGTGTTCTGCCGCTGGACGACATTCCGCCAGCGGTCGTGCAATTGTTGAAAAAACGGTAA
- a CDS encoding response regulator, whose protein sequence is MANDAFQIMIVDKNRRLCEELSAPLIAADCRVECLVDGSSSYRSILEQLPSLLILDISLPDPAGLETLRRLHNQRTSRKLPVIVISNQAEFEFELLDVFDFLKKPVDLHRLLEDIRYLRDRQRADKIFFGLNEEELTLFQEYLIKHSGLYFDRRNSKILERGLQRRMRAVGADTYNDYFDYLDLYQDSRAELKKLIGLLTVGETSFFRYSSHRDALVKHVIPEIIGERQHERTLRFWSAGCSTGEEPYSIAIFLLEHFPQLADWKIEILATDINKRSLRRAREAIYSPRAVRLMGEDYIDKYFHRESNLYLLDRRVRDMVEFNYLNLQVDAYPAPTNGTSDVDCILCCNVMIYFRIDTIREIVARISRCLRPNGFLFLGHAETMQNVSDRFVRLNKHNAFFYQRRARQTTTATPPPSLNSTPVPARHKPPATPPPRPLTTAPKPPAAKPFSVAQVFSEAEQAFHQEDYRTASQKYDTILAKQPDHSGALLGKIIILANEGNFKQAAEICERVLQTDDLCAPAYFLRGLIHDMEDDLAAAITEYKRAIWLDMQFIAPHYYLSKVLLRQGNHAAAERELRNSIRLLEKSTEEAVIPYSGGLSRSVFLEICRADTEAAHTKPTTSGR, encoded by the coding sequence ATGGCAAACGACGCTTTCCAGATCATGATTGTCGATAAAAACCGGCGCCTTTGCGAAGAGCTGAGCGCGCCACTTATCGCAGCCGATTGTCGTGTTGAATGTCTCGTCGATGGCAGCAGCAGCTATCGCTCAATCCTTGAGCAACTTCCGTCGCTGCTGATTCTCGACATCTCCCTGCCAGATCCAGCCGGGCTGGAAACGTTGCGACGGCTCCACAACCAGCGCACTTCACGCAAGCTGCCGGTCATTGTTATTTCCAATCAGGCCGAGTTCGAATTCGAGCTGCTTGACGTTTTTGATTTCCTCAAAAAACCGGTCGATCTGCACCGGTTGCTGGAGGATATCCGTTACCTGCGCGACCGCCAACGCGCGGATAAAATTTTTTTCGGGTTAAATGAAGAGGAACTGACGTTATTTCAGGAGTATCTGATCAAACACAGTGGACTCTACTTCGACCGGCGTAACTCAAAGATCCTCGAACGTGGACTCCAGCGCCGCATGCGCGCGGTGGGTGCCGACACCTACAACGACTATTTTGATTATCTCGACCTCTACCAGGACAGCCGCGCTGAGTTAAAAAAACTGATCGGTTTGTTGACCGTCGGTGAAACCTCTTTTTTCCGTTACAGCTCCCATCGCGACGCCCTTGTCAAACATGTCATCCCCGAGATCATCGGCGAACGCCAGCATGAACGTACCTTGCGTTTCTGGTCGGCCGGCTGTTCGACCGGCGAAGAGCCCTACTCTATCGCGATTTTTTTACTGGAACATTTTCCTCAATTGGCGGACTGGAAAATTGAAATCCTTGCCACTGACATCAACAAGAGGTCGCTGCGCCGGGCGCGCGAAGCGATCTACAGCCCGCGCGCCGTCCGCCTGATGGGGGAGGACTACATCGACAAATACTTCCACCGTGAAAGCAACCTCTACCTTCTCGACCGGCGGGTGCGTGACATGGTCGAATTCAACTACCTCAATCTGCAGGTCGACGCATACCCTGCACCGACCAATGGTACCAGCGATGTGGACTGCATCCTCTGCTGCAACGTCATGATCTATTTCCGCATCGACACCATTCGCGAAATTGTCGCTCGCATCAGTCGCTGCCTGCGTCCGAACGGGTTCCTTTTTCTTGGCCATGCCGAGACCATGCAGAATGTCTCGGATCGTTTTGTGCGTCTGAATAAACATAATGCGTTCTTCTATCAGCGCCGCGCCCGGCAGACCACCACAGCCACCCCGCCGCCTTCCCTGAACAGCACCCCCGTCCCGGCGCGACACAAGCCGCCGGCAACACCACCACCGCGCCCCCTGACGACGGCACCAAAACCGCCCGCTGCAAAGCCATTTTCGGTCGCACAGGTTTTCTCCGAGGCCGAGCAAGCTTTTCATCAGGAAGACTATAGAACAGCATCTCAAAAATATGATACAATCCTCGCGAAGCAGCCGGATCACAGCGGGGCGCTGCTCGGAAAAATCATCATCCTGGCCAACGAGGGGAACTTCAAGCAGGCGGCGGAAATCTGTGAACGGGTGCTGCAAACCGACGATTTGTGCGCTCCCGCCTATTTCCTGCGCGGACTGATCCATGACATGGAAGATGACCTGGCGGCCGCAATCACCGAATACAAACGGGCGATCTGGCTTGATATGCAGTTCATCGCTCCCCACTACTATCTGAGCAAGGTGTTGCTGCGGCAGGGCAACCACGCTGCGGCGGAGCGCGAACTGCGCAACAGCATTCGCCTCCTTGAGAAGTCCACCGAAGAGGCTGTCATCCCCTATTCAGGCGGACTGTCGCGCAGTGTTTTTCTTGAAATATGTCGGGCGGATACTGAAGCGGCCCACACAAAACCGACAACCAGCGGGAGATAA
- the ispF gene encoding 2-C-methyl-D-erythritol 2,4-cyclodiphosphate synthase, giving the protein MRIGHGYDVHRLVAERKLILGGVEIPFERGLLGHSDADVALHAICDALLGALGAGDIGRHFPDNDERYRGIASTRLLEQVVAMATERGYRVVNMDVTIVAQEPKLAPYIEQMTVNIAAACNVDVALINVKATTTEHLGFAGRGEGIEAHAVALLHAA; this is encoded by the coding sequence ATGCGCATCGGTCACGGCTACGATGTTCACCGCCTGGTCGCGGAACGCAAACTGATTCTCGGCGGAGTCGAAATCCCTTTTGAACGCGGTCTGCTCGGACATTCCGATGCCGACGTCGCACTGCACGCCATTTGCGATGCCCTGCTCGGCGCGCTCGGCGCGGGGGATATCGGCAGGCACTTCCCGGATAATGACGAACGCTATCGCGGCATTGCCAGTACCCGCTTGCTGGAGCAGGTGGTGGCAATGGCCACGGAACGGGGGTACCGGGTTGTCAACATGGACGTGACGATCGTTGCCCAGGAGCCGAAACTGGCCCCCTACATTGAGCAGATGACAGTTAATATTGCCGCCGCCTGCAACGTTGACGTTGCATTGATCAACGTCAAGGCAACCACCACCGAACACCTCGGTTTTGCCGGGCGCGGCGAAGGGATCGAAGCCCATGCCGTGGCTTTGCTGCACGCGGCATAA
- a CDS encoding hybrid sensor histidine kinase/response regulator, producing the protein MTVKQKYLDIFTREAEEHLQILRKGLLALEKEDFSAGRIHELLRSGHTLKGSARLVGLEELGQVAHLIEDIFKSLETGERSINPELIDVLFLGTDAVEALIAQAHSEGDISVNVEQVLTALETGTMPESRSVSNAPGKENSDHIELETVRTSVVKLDQLVNLMGEILISQRLFDERGRNLRGLMGCLETFMGGLRKAENYRTVKGILDNFSQLSAELDRDTVQLEYLVRELHGSAMELRMLPLSAITEDLEVMARSLAREQGKILQLDIIGKEVELDRMMLEALKPMLLHMLRNAVDHGLESPEERQRAKKTPVGRIELTARYELGLVRLVMRDDGNGIDPVTIRRIAQERGVISAEEARLMSDEEAVYLILRPGFSTREFITDVSGRGVGMDVVKSNIDRVKGNLVIHSTPGQGTEMILHLPLTMAVINSLAIDCEGETYAVPLHYVTEILRLREEDIFTQGAREVVRVRDRMLPLFDLATLLGIPRQASTNHLQRITVMVLNFREQQVAFTISESYGTQELVAKNLGKQLKRVRFFSGATILADGTPALIMSVPDLFTASIQGSGTHLRKDFASHREKSRKGNLLVVDDSITTRTMEKNILETHGFSVTLAVSGEDALEKLRSGKFDLMISDVEMPGISGFELTRRVRSMENTQDLPVIIVSSLASDEHRRTGIEVGAQAYIVKGKFDQGTLLETVEALIG; encoded by the coding sequence CTGACCGTGAAGCAGAAATATCTCGATATCTTCACTCGCGAAGCTGAGGAACACCTGCAGATTCTGCGCAAGGGACTGCTGGCGCTGGAAAAAGAAGATTTCAGTGCCGGGCGGATTCACGAGCTGTTACGCAGCGGCCACACCCTCAAAGGTTCGGCACGACTGGTCGGCCTGGAAGAACTCGGTCAGGTTGCTCACCTGATCGAAGATATCTTCAAATCACTGGAAACCGGTGAACGATCAATCAATCCGGAGTTGATTGACGTCCTCTTTCTCGGCACCGACGCGGTTGAAGCACTGATCGCGCAGGCCCACTCAGAGGGAGATATCAGCGTCAATGTGGAACAGGTACTCACCGCCCTCGAAACGGGAACCATGCCTGAATCCAGAAGTGTCAGCAATGCTCCAGGGAAAGAAAACAGCGATCATATCGAGCTCGAAACTGTTCGCACCAGCGTGGTCAAACTTGACCAGCTGGTCAACCTGATGGGTGAAATCCTTATCAGCCAACGGCTTTTTGATGAACGCGGACGGAACCTGCGGGGACTGATGGGGTGTCTTGAAACCTTTATGGGCGGTCTGCGCAAAGCGGAAAACTATCGCACTGTCAAGGGAATCCTCGACAACTTCAGCCAGTTGTCCGCTGAACTTGATCGCGATACCGTGCAGCTCGAATACCTGGTCCGTGAGCTGCACGGCAGCGCCATGGAGCTGCGCATGCTGCCGCTGTCAGCGATTACCGAAGACCTTGAAGTGATGGCCCGTTCGCTGGCACGTGAACAGGGGAAAATTTTGCAACTCGATATCATCGGCAAAGAGGTTGAGCTTGACCGGATGATGCTTGAAGCGCTCAAGCCGATGCTGCTGCATATGTTGCGCAACGCCGTCGATCACGGCCTGGAATCTCCTGAAGAACGGCAGCGTGCCAAAAAAACGCCGGTCGGCCGGATTGAGCTGACAGCCCGTTACGAGCTCGGCCTGGTGCGACTGGTGATGCGTGATGACGGCAATGGCATCGATCCGGTGACCATCCGCCGGATTGCCCAGGAACGCGGCGTTATCAGCGCCGAAGAAGCCCGCTTGATGAGCGATGAAGAAGCCGTCTACCTGATTTTACGCCCCGGCTTCTCAACCCGCGAATTCATCACCGATGTCTCCGGTCGCGGCGTCGGCATGGATGTCGTCAAATCCAATATCGATCGGGTCAAGGGCAACCTGGTCATCCACTCAACCCCCGGCCAGGGGACCGAGATGATTCTGCATCTGCCGTTGACCATGGCGGTGATCAATTCGCTGGCGATCGACTGCGAAGGAGAAACCTACGCCGTCCCCCTGCATTACGTAACCGAGATCCTGCGCCTGCGGGAAGAAGATATCTTCACCCAGGGAGCCCGGGAAGTGGTGCGCGTTCGCGACCGGATGTTGCCCCTCTTTGATCTGGCGACACTGCTCGGCATTCCACGTCAGGCGTCCACCAACCACCTGCAACGTATCACGGTAATGGTGTTGAACTTCCGCGAGCAGCAGGTCGCCTTCACCATCAGTGAGTCGTACGGCACCCAGGAACTGGTAGCAAAAAATCTCGGCAAGCAGCTCAAGCGTGTACGCTTCTTCTCCGGCGCAACGATCCTTGCCGATGGCACCCCGGCGTTGATCATGTCGGTCCCGGACCTTTTTACGGCCAGCATTCAGGGGAGTGGAACACACCTTCGCAAAGACTTCGCCAGCCATCGCGAAAAGAGCAGAAAAGGGAATTTGCTGGTCGTTGATGACTCAATCACCACGCGCACGATGGAGAAGAATATCCTCGAAACCCACGGATTTTCCGTGACCCTGGCAGTGTCCGGCGAAGATGCCCTGGAAAAACTGCGCAGCGGCAAGTTCGACCTGATGATCAGTGACGTGGAGATGCCCGGAATTAGCGGATTTGAGCTGACCCGCCGGGTTCGTTCGATGGAAAACACTCAGGATTTGCCGGTGATTATTGTCAGTTCGCTCGCTTCCGACGAACATCGCCGCACCGGGATAGAGGTTGGAGCACAGGCTTATATCGTGAAAGGAAAGTTTGATCAAGGGACCCTCCTGGAGACGGTCGAGGCCCTGATCGGTTAA
- a CDS encoding glutamine--tRNA ligase/YqeY domain fusion protein produces MSDISTASANFIRNIISEDLASGKSKQVVTRFPPEPNGYLHIGHAKSICLNFGLAEAFGGRCHLRFDDTNPVKEEQEYIDAIKTDLRWLGFDWGEHEYYASDYFEKLYAFAIMLINRGKAYVDGQTADEIREGRGTLTTPGQESPWRERSTAENSDLFERMRNGEFAAGRYVLRAKIDMASPNLNLRDPVIYRVLHAPHHRTSTSWAIYPMYDFAHGQSDSIEGVTYSICTLEFEDHRPLYEWFLRELNIFAPRQIEFARLNLDYTVMSKRKLLQLVTEKHVDGWDDPRMPTLSGLRRRGVPAAAVKNFCERIGVGRAANRIELSILEDCVREVLNETAPRAMAVLRPLKIVITNYPAGQIEELTAPNHPQQPERGVRTLPFGREIFIERDDFMTDPPKKFFRLAPGREVRLRYAYIIKCDEVMRDTNGEICALHCTYDPATLGKDPADGRKVKGVIHWVEQEHAVTAEVRVYDRLFRSADPDAGKDSDFLAALNPESLEIVTGCRLEPALATAAAGDTFQFERLGYFVADHNFSSAAPVFNRTVTLRDTWDK; encoded by the coding sequence ATGAGCGACATCTCGACAGCGTCCGCAAATTTCATCCGTAATATCATCAGCGAGGATCTCGCCAGCGGCAAGAGCAAGCAGGTTGTGACCCGTTTTCCGCCGGAGCCGAACGGCTATCTGCATATCGGTCACGCCAAGTCGATCTGCCTCAATTTCGGTCTGGCAGAAGCCTTCGGCGGGCGCTGTCATCTGCGTTTTGACGACACCAACCCGGTCAAGGAGGAGCAGGAATATATCGACGCCATCAAAACCGACCTGCGCTGGCTCGGGTTTGATTGGGGCGAACATGAATATTATGCTTCCGATTATTTCGAAAAACTTTACGCCTTTGCGATCATGCTGATCAACCGCGGCAAGGCCTATGTCGACGGCCAGACTGCGGACGAAATTCGCGAGGGTCGTGGCACCTTGACCACGCCGGGGCAAGAAAGTCCCTGGCGGGAGCGTTCGACAGCAGAAAACAGCGACCTGTTTGAGCGGATGAGAAACGGCGAATTTGCCGCTGGCCGTTATGTCCTGCGCGCCAAAATCGACATGGCGTCGCCGAATCTCAATCTGCGTGACCCGGTCATCTACCGTGTTTTGCACGCCCCCCACCACCGCACCTCCACCAGCTGGGCGATTTATCCGATGTACGACTTCGCCCATGGGCAGTCCGATTCGATCGAGGGGGTCACCTATTCCATCTGTACGCTGGAATTCGAAGACCACCGCCCGCTGTATGAATGGTTTTTGCGTGAGCTGAACATCTTTGCCCCGCGACAGATCGAATTTGCCCGCCTCAACCTTGATTACACGGTGATGAGCAAACGCAAGCTGCTGCAACTGGTCACCGAAAAACACGTTGACGGCTGGGATGATCCACGCATGCCGACGCTGTCGGGCCTGAGGCGACGGGGCGTACCGGCGGCCGCAGTGAAAAATTTCTGCGAGCGGATCGGCGTCGGTCGCGCCGCCAATCGCATCGAACTCAGTATCCTGGAAGATTGTGTGCGCGAAGTTCTTAACGAAACCGCCCCCCGGGCAATGGCGGTCTTGCGCCCGCTTAAAATTGTCATTACCAACTACCCCGCCGGGCAGATCGAGGAACTCACCGCCCCCAACCATCCACAACAACCAGAGCGTGGCGTACGTACCCTCCCCTTCGGTCGTGAAATTTTCATTGAACGGGATGATTTCATGACCGATCCGCCGAAGAAGTTTTTCCGCCTCGCCCCCGGCCGTGAGGTTCGGCTGCGCTACGCTTACATCATTAAATGTGACGAGGTCATGCGTGATACCAACGGGGAAATCTGCGCATTGCATTGCACTTATGATCCAGCTACCCTGGGAAAAGATCCTGCGGACGGTCGCAAGGTCAAAGGGGTGATCCACTGGGTTGAGCAGGAGCACGCAGTGACAGCCGAGGTTCGGGTCTATGATCGGCTCTTTCGGAGCGCCGACCCCGATGCCGGCAAAGACAGTGATTTTCTCGCGGCGCTGAATCCGGAGTCACTGGAAATCGTGACGGGCTGCCGCCTCGAACCGGCCCTTGCCACGGCCGCTGCTGGCGACACTTTTCAGTTCGAACGCCTTGGTTACTTTGTCGCCGACCATAACTTCTCGTCCGCAGCGCCGGTTTTCAACCGGACGGTCACGCTGCGCGATACCTGGGATAAATAG